A single genomic interval of Mangifera indica cultivar Alphonso chromosome 5, CATAS_Mindica_2.1, whole genome shotgun sequence harbors:
- the LOC123216059 gene encoding serine/threonine-protein kinase PBL34-like isoform X2: MGFDDANGKVKSSWDVSKSKVRKKKTKEIEDEVDGGEDTGCWLKLRFLGSCISSRSKVDSSVSGTSTHYESKSTNDTSRDQPTAPVVSSTTTSNGESNSSTSKLEEELKVASRLRKFAFNDLKLATRNFRPESLLGEGGFGCVFKGWVEENGTAPVKPGTGLTVAVKTLNHDGLQGHKEWLAEVNFLGDLIHPNLVKLIGYCIEDDQRLLVYEFMPRGSLENHLFRRSLPLPWSIRMKIALGAAKGLAFLHEEAVRPVIYRDFKTSNILLDADYNAKLSDFGLAKDGPEGDKTHVSTRVMGTYGYAAPEYVMTGHLTSRSDVYSFGVVLLEMLTGRRSMDKNRPNGEHNLVEWARPHLGERRKFYRLIDPRLEGHFSIKGAQKAAQLAAHCLSRDPKARPLMSEVVEALKPLPNLKDMASSSYYFQTMQAERIGSSPNTRNGIRAQAGSFARNGQRSLSIPNGSHASPYHHQFLHQSPKPNGKP; the protein is encoded by the exons ATGGGGTTTGATGATGCAAATGGGAAGGTGAAGAGCTCTTGGGATGTTTCTAAATCAAAGGtaaggaagaagaagacgaaggAGATTGAAGATGAAGTGGATGGTGGAGAAGATACTGGTTGTTGGCTCAAGTTAAGATTTTTAGGAAGCTGCATTTCTTCAAGATCCAAAGTTGATAGCTCTGTCAGTGGCACCAGTACTCATTACG AAAGTAAGTCTACAAATGATACTAGTAGAGACCAACCAACAGCTCCAGTAGTCTCATCTACTACCACCAGCAATGGAGAAAGCAATTCATCCACTTCTAAGCTTGAGGAAGAGCTAAAAGTTGCTTCTAGGCTACGGAAATTCGCATTTAATGACCTGAAGTTGGCAACGCGAAATTTTAGGCCTGAGAGTCTTCTTGGAGAAGGCGGTTTTGGTTGTGTTTTCAAGGGTTGGGTAGAAGAAAATGGAACTGCGCCTGTTAAACCTGGGACAGGTCTTACTGTAGCTGTTAAAACCCTTAACCATGATGGTCTTCAGGGCCATAAAGAATGGCTG GCTGAAGTGAATTTTCTGGGTGATCTCATTCATCCTAACTTGGTTAAATTAATTGGTTATTGCATTGAAGATGATCAGAGGCTGCTGGTATACGAGTTTATGCCTCGAGGAAGCTTGGAGAACCACCTCTTCAGAA GGTCCCTGCCACTTCCATGGTCCATAAGAATGAAAATTGCACTAGGTGCTGCAAAAGGTCTTGCTTTTTTACATGAAGAAGCTGTAAGGCCTGTGATCTATCGAGATTTCAAGACCTCCAACATCCTATTAGATGCA gaCTACAATGCCAAGCTTTCTGATTTTGGACTAGCAAAAGATGGTCCTGAGGGAGATAAAACCCATGTATCAACCCGTGTGATGGGAACTTATGGCTATGCAGCACCAGAGTATGTTATGACTG GTCATCTTACATCAAGGAGTGATGTCTATAGTTTTGGTGTGGTTCTGCTTGAAATGCTGACTGGTAGAAGATCTATGGACAAGAACCGACCTAATGGGGAACATAATCTTGTTGAGTGGGCTCGGCCACATCTaggagagagaagaaaattctaCAGATTGATTGACCCTCGCCTTGAAGGCCACTTTTCCATCAAAGGTGCCCAGAAAGCTGCCCAGTTGGCTGCTCACTGCCTTAGTCGGGATCCAAAAGCCAGGCCCCTCATGAGTGAAGTTGTTGAAGCCTTGAAGCCCCTGCCCAATCTCAAGGACATGGCAAGCTCATCATATTATTTCCAGACCATGCAAGCTGAACGAATAGGATCAAGTCCAAATACTAGAAATGGCATCCGAGCTCAGGCTGGATCATTTGCAAGAAATGGACAGAGAAGCCTTTCTATACCAAATGGTTCGCATGCTTCTCCATATCACCATCAGTTCCTCCATCAGTCACCAAAACCCAATGGCAAACCATAG
- the LOC123216059 gene encoding serine/threonine-protein kinase PBL34-like isoform X1 produces the protein MGFDDANGKVKSSWDVSKSKVRKKKTKEIEDEVDGGEDTGCWLKLRFLGSCISSRSKVDSSVSGTSTHYAESKSTNDTSRDQPTAPVVSSTTTSNGESNSSTSKLEEELKVASRLRKFAFNDLKLATRNFRPESLLGEGGFGCVFKGWVEENGTAPVKPGTGLTVAVKTLNHDGLQGHKEWLAEVNFLGDLIHPNLVKLIGYCIEDDQRLLVYEFMPRGSLENHLFRRSLPLPWSIRMKIALGAAKGLAFLHEEAVRPVIYRDFKTSNILLDADYNAKLSDFGLAKDGPEGDKTHVSTRVMGTYGYAAPEYVMTGHLTSRSDVYSFGVVLLEMLTGRRSMDKNRPNGEHNLVEWARPHLGERRKFYRLIDPRLEGHFSIKGAQKAAQLAAHCLSRDPKARPLMSEVVEALKPLPNLKDMASSSYYFQTMQAERIGSSPNTRNGIRAQAGSFARNGQRSLSIPNGSHASPYHHQFLHQSPKPNGKP, from the exons ATGGGGTTTGATGATGCAAATGGGAAGGTGAAGAGCTCTTGGGATGTTTCTAAATCAAAGGtaaggaagaagaagacgaaggAGATTGAAGATGAAGTGGATGGTGGAGAAGATACTGGTTGTTGGCTCAAGTTAAGATTTTTAGGAAGCTGCATTTCTTCAAGATCCAAAGTTGATAGCTCTGTCAGTGGCACCAGTACTCATTACG CAGAAAGTAAGTCTACAAATGATACTAGTAGAGACCAACCAACAGCTCCAGTAGTCTCATCTACTACCACCAGCAATGGAGAAAGCAATTCATCCACTTCTAAGCTTGAGGAAGAGCTAAAAGTTGCTTCTAGGCTACGGAAATTCGCATTTAATGACCTGAAGTTGGCAACGCGAAATTTTAGGCCTGAGAGTCTTCTTGGAGAAGGCGGTTTTGGTTGTGTTTTCAAGGGTTGGGTAGAAGAAAATGGAACTGCGCCTGTTAAACCTGGGACAGGTCTTACTGTAGCTGTTAAAACCCTTAACCATGATGGTCTTCAGGGCCATAAAGAATGGCTG GCTGAAGTGAATTTTCTGGGTGATCTCATTCATCCTAACTTGGTTAAATTAATTGGTTATTGCATTGAAGATGATCAGAGGCTGCTGGTATACGAGTTTATGCCTCGAGGAAGCTTGGAGAACCACCTCTTCAGAA GGTCCCTGCCACTTCCATGGTCCATAAGAATGAAAATTGCACTAGGTGCTGCAAAAGGTCTTGCTTTTTTACATGAAGAAGCTGTAAGGCCTGTGATCTATCGAGATTTCAAGACCTCCAACATCCTATTAGATGCA gaCTACAATGCCAAGCTTTCTGATTTTGGACTAGCAAAAGATGGTCCTGAGGGAGATAAAACCCATGTATCAACCCGTGTGATGGGAACTTATGGCTATGCAGCACCAGAGTATGTTATGACTG GTCATCTTACATCAAGGAGTGATGTCTATAGTTTTGGTGTGGTTCTGCTTGAAATGCTGACTGGTAGAAGATCTATGGACAAGAACCGACCTAATGGGGAACATAATCTTGTTGAGTGGGCTCGGCCACATCTaggagagagaagaaaattctaCAGATTGATTGACCCTCGCCTTGAAGGCCACTTTTCCATCAAAGGTGCCCAGAAAGCTGCCCAGTTGGCTGCTCACTGCCTTAGTCGGGATCCAAAAGCCAGGCCCCTCATGAGTGAAGTTGTTGAAGCCTTGAAGCCCCTGCCCAATCTCAAGGACATGGCAAGCTCATCATATTATTTCCAGACCATGCAAGCTGAACGAATAGGATCAAGTCCAAATACTAGAAATGGCATCCGAGCTCAGGCTGGATCATTTGCAAGAAATGGACAGAGAAGCCTTTCTATACCAAATGGTTCGCATGCTTCTCCATATCACCATCAGTTCCTCCATCAGTCACCAAAACCCAATGGCAAACCATAG